The region GTCCGCGCGACAACCAGGTGTTTTCCGGGTCTTTCTGCAAACTTTCGCGGGTGCCGTACGATGACTGCCGGTAAGTGGCCGACATCACAATCAGCTTCTGCATGGCTTTCATGTTCCAGCCGCTCTCTCGGAAGGTAACCGCCAGCCAGTCGAGCAGTTCCGGGTGAGTAGGCAGCCCGCCCTGATTTCCGAAGTTGTTGGCTGACTTCTGAATAGCGTTGCCGAAATACGTTTGCCAGTACCGGTTTACCACCACCCGCGCCGTCAGCGGGTTATCGGGGTGCAGCAGCCATTTGGCCAGCCCCAGCCGATTGCGAGGAAGATCCGGCGAAAAGGGCAGCACGCTGGCCGGCACATCGGGTTTTACCTGCGGGCCGTGGGCGTCGTAAACACCCCGTTTGAGCAGGTAGGTTGGACGGGGCGTTTTCATCTCCTCCATCACCATAATTTCCGGTATGGCCTCCACCAGTTTGTTCCGCTCAGCCCGGAGTTGCTGCAAAGCCTGCTGCTGCTGCTGGTAAGCGGGTGATAGATGACTGAAGTAATACTGTTTCAACGGGTCGCCTTTCATCGGCGTTACCTGCTGCACAGACTGGGCCAGCGCCTGCACTTCAGGAGGACTCAGCGTACGGTTATAGACAACCAGTTCGTCGACCAGCCCCTTCTTGAAACCCGGTCCGCGCATATCTGCCCCCACCATCAGACCCGTTTGATTTCCGTTGAATAAAATGTCTTTGTAGAGATTGTCGCGTTCGGTCTGTAAGGCCATTTCCTGCCCGTCGACGTACAGCCGGAAGTCGTTCGCTTTGCTGGAGCCGTCGTAGGTCATGGTCAGTTGAATCCACTTTTCCTTGGGCAGCACCTGCCGACTAACCCGGACAATACTGTTGTAAGGCCAGGTATGGGCCATCAGCAGTTCGGCTTTATCGTCGCGGAGGTTGAGGAAGTACCCCCGGAAATTATACAGAATATCACCGTTCCCTTTGTGAACAAGGGCCGCTTTCGACACGCCTTTCGGAATGTTGACCCACACGCCAATGGAGAACGGCTGCGAGCGATTGAAAACACCGGCCTGGCCGAGTGTCAGAATGTCGTCGCCGTTGGATTGAAAGGCATTACCCAGCTTGCCGGGCACAAGCACGGGGTCTGCTACTTTACCGCTGTCTTTGATGCTCACTTCATTCACGAACCGTCCCTTCACCAGTTTATCGAAGGTAAAACGTGCCTGTAGTCCTTTGCGGGCATCGAACGGCACCGCATTGGTCTTCGCCTGCCAGGCGTCAAAGGCTTTCTGTTCGGTTTGTACGGTTTGTTTTAGATCGGTTTCTGCCTTCCTGATTTTCGTGTCGATGAAGGCCAGCAAGCTGTCTTCTTTCGGCTGGGTGAGCAGCATGGTGGGCACGGGCATGGCATCGTCCCAGGAAATCTGCCCGGCTTCGTCCACGTTGTTGAAAAAAGCGAACAGGCTGTAATAATCTTTCTGCGAGATGGGGTCGAACTTATGGTCGTGGCAGCGGGCGCACTCGACGGTCATACCCATCAAGGCCGTACCCAGCGTGTTGGTCCGGTCGGCGACGTACTCCACCCGGAACTCCTCGTTGATAATGCCGCCTTCCATATTCTGCGAATGGTTGCGGTTGAAGGCCGTTGCCAGCCGCTGTTCGGGCGTTGGGTTGGGAAGCAGATCGCCCGCCAGTTGCCAGGTGATAAACTGGCTGAATGGCCGGTTGCGGTTAAATGCCTGAATGACCCAATCGCGCCAGGGCCACATGGGTCGGTATCGGTCAACGGTGTAGCCATGTGTATCGGCATAGCGCGATAAATCCAGCCAGTCGACCGCCATTTTCTCGCCGTAATGGGGCGACTTCAACAACCGGTTGACTACGTTTTCGTAGGCGTTGGGCGAGGTGTCGGCCAGAAAAGCGTCGATTTCGGCAAGGGTAGGCGGTAGCCCAGTGAGGTCGAGGGTTACCCGGCGAAGGAGGGTTTCCTTATCGGCTTCGGGCGAAGGGGTGAGTCCTTTTTCCTCCAGCTTGCTCAGCGTAAAATAGTCGATTGGATTCTTGGGCCAGCTTGTGTTTTTTACCGTTGGGAAGGTTGGTTTTTGCGGTTTGATGAGCGCCCAGTGCGGTTTATATTCGGCTCCCTGCTCGATCCATTTGATCAGAACGGCCTTTTCGTAAACCGATAACGACCGGTTCGAGGCTTTCGGCGGCATCATCTCGTGCTCATCGGTGCTCAAAATCCGGTGGTAAACTTCGCTGTTTGCCAGATCACCGGGAACAATGGCGTGTTTCCCTTTTGCTTTTTTGAGGGCGGCCATGGCCCCTTCTGGGGTGGCAAGTTCCAATCCGGCTTTCTGACTGTTTTTGTCCGGCCCGTGGCAGAAGAAACATTTATCAGACAGAATAGGCTTGACGTGCAGATTATAGTCGATGGTTTCTGGAAGCTTGTCGTCCAGTTGAGCGATCTCCGCCGGTTTGTCGACCCCGCAACTTTGAAGAAACAGAAGGGTACAACAGACGACTAATAAGAATCGAAACCTTTGATAGCCTACAGTAATGAATCCAGTCGTAATTGCCATACGGTTTTATAGGAACGCGGATATAACGGATGCTATGCAACGCGGATTGAAAACGGACTTTTAGTCGATAAGAGCCGCGTTCCTATAAAACAAAGTTACTTCAAAAACTTACTCAGGTTATCTTTGGTGACCAACTGAAAGGGTACAAGTGTTTCTTTGTCAAATGGTTGCCCTTTGGCGGCTTTAATGGCTGTTGCGATGGCTTTTGCGCCCTGCTGCTCGGCATTCTGGAAAACTGTAGCATCCAGCGAGCCTTTCTTGACGGCCTGCAACGCATCCGGAATAGCGTCGATACTCACCACAATTACTTTGTCTTTAAGGCCCGCGTCGGTCAGGGCTTTTACGGCACCAAGGCCCATCTCGTCATTATGCGCGAAGACGGCGTTGATCTGCGAACCGTACGACTGAATCCAGTTTTCCATCAGCGACATGGCCTTGGCGCGGTCCCATTCGCCTGTTTGGTGAGCCAGCAGTTTCAGGTTCGGGTACTGCTTCAGGATTTCCCGCGCGCCCTGTTCCCGCTTGATCTGGGCCGCCTGACCCATATAGCCGTGCATCATAACCACATTGCCTTTGCCACCCAGCTTGTCAGCGATAAATTTCATGGCGATTCGGGCCGATTCGACATCATCCGAACCCACGAAAGCCGAGGGCTTCGAACTTGTTTCGGAGTTAACGTTGATGATCGGGATTTTGGCGGCCAGGGCTTTGGCAACGGCTGGTGAACTGGCCTCCACTTCGCACGGATTCATGATAATGGCATCGACTTTCTGGGCGATGAAGCTTTCTACCTGCTCCACCTGCTTCAGCGCCGACCGTTCTGCATCGACGGTAATCAACTCAATGCCGGCCTTTTGTGCTTCTTTGTCCATCTCGTCGTGCACATTCACGATAAACTCATTCTGCATACTCAGCATGGTGGCACCCACCACCAGTTTTTTGCCTTCGCCGTCCTGGCTGGTTTCGGACGTGCCCGATTGATTACAGCTGGCGAGCAAAAGGAAGATGGATAGGGTAGTGGTGATAGGAGTTAGTGAAAGATGTCTCATATTGGTTTTAGGTTGTACCAAACAGCTAGAAGCTGTTTGCGTTAAAAGCACATAGTTTACTCTTTACTCGTCTGATTCATGCTGTCCAGCACTACGGCGCCGATGATAATAACGCCCATGACGACCTGCTGGTAATAGGACGTGACATTGAGCAGGTCGAGGCCGTTGCTGATGACGCCGATCAACAGCGCACCAATAAGCGTGCCCGTCATGGTGCCCGTGCCGCCCGAAGTGCTGGTTCCGCCGATGATGGCCGCAGCAATGGCGTCGAGTTCGAAGCCGGTTCCGGCATTGGGCTGTCCCGTTGTGATGCGCGATGTCAGCAGGATACCCGCCAGTGCCGCCAGACCACCGCATAGCGTGTAAACAACCATTTTTACCCGGTTCAATTGAATGCCGGAGGCTTTGGCCGCCTGCTCGTTTCCACCAACGGCGTAGATGTAGCGGCCAAGTACCGTGCGTTTTAGGAGAATGGAGCAGACAACGAACAGGATAACCAGAATGATAATGAGCGTGGGAATTCCCAGAATTTTGCCGCCCCCTAAAAAGTTGAACGAGTCCGACAGGTTGGAAACGGGCCGTCCTTTGCTCACAATGAGCGCCAAACCCCGGCCGATGGTCATCGTGCCCAGCGTAACAATGAAAGGCGGAACTTTACTGCGGGTGATAACGAAGCCGTTGAACGCGCCAAAGAGTAGCCCCGCCAGTAGTCCCATACCGATGGGAACGGCCACGGGATACGTATCCGGGTGAGCGAAGGAAGCCGCCACGACACCGGTAACCGCCACCATCGACCCAATGGATAAGTCGATGCCGCCCGCTATGATAACAAAGGTGACACCAAACGCAAGCAGAGCATTGATGGATACCTGCGTCACAATGATCATCAGGTTCTGAACCGTCAGGAACTTCGGGGTTATCAGGGAGAGGGTCAGACAAATGACGAAAAAAGCCAGCAGAAGGCCGTATTTGCCAATGCCCCGGATGCGGGTTTTGTAGGCTTGTCCGGTCTGGGAAAAAGTACTGATAAAGCCGTTTTTCATAGATAGTGGGTAAGGGATTTGTCAGTTGGCGGGCATCGCATACCGCATAATCGTTTCCTGGGTAGCGTCGGAACGGGAGAGCATGGCGGTTTGCCGTCCTTGCGACAGCACAAGTATCCGGTCGCTCAGGCCGAGTATCTCGGGGAGTTCCGACGAAATCAGGATAACGGCGATACCATCGGCGGTTAGCTGGTTGATTAGTTTATAGATTTCGGCTTTAGCCCCAATGTCGATACCGCGCGTGGGCTCGTCGAGGATAACCACCGCCGGTTTGGCCAGCAGCACCTTGCCGATAACAACCTTCTGCTGATTGCCCCCGCTGAGGTAAGTTACTGCCTGATTAGGGCCGTTTGCTTTTATCCGCAGATCTGTCATCAGCGACAGGGCCGTTTCGGTTTCCTGTTTGGGCTGCGTAAAAAATCCATGCAGGCTCGACAGGGTAATGTTGTGCTTAACCGACAAACGGGGAATAAACCCGAACGCTTTGCGGTCTTCGCTCACGTAGCCGATACCCTGCCGAATGGCATCGGCGGGTGATTTGATCGTAATTTTTTCGCCCCGTAGGTAAACCGCGCCATCGCTGAAACGATCCAGCCCAAAAATTGCGCGGGCTATTTCGGTTCTTCCGGCTCCCATCAGCCCCGCCAGGCCCAGTACTTCGCCCGCATGAACAGCAAAGCTAATATTGGTGAATTTACCGGGCTCACTGAGGTTTTTGACAGACAGTACTTCGTCGCCTGTTGGACTGGTATTTTCCGGAAAAAGAGTGTCAATCTCGCGGCCAACCATGAGGGTAATCAGCTCATTGGTGTCAAGCTCCGACGCGGGTTTGGTAACGATGTATTTACCGTCCCGCAACACCGTAATAGTATCGGCAATGGTAAAAATCTCGTCCATCTTGTGGGAGATGTAAATAATGGCAACCCCTTTTTGCGTCAGGTCATTAATGATTCTGAAGAGCGTGGCGACTTCCTTATCGGAAAGGGCAGAGGTGGGCTCGTCCATGATAATGACGCTGGCTTCGTTGGAAATGGCTTTGGCAATTTCAACCATCTGCATTTCAGCCACACTCAGGTACTTCATCGGCGTGGTGGGCTGGATGGTAAGGCTTAGCTGCTCCAGCAGGTCGCCCGCCTGTTTGATCTGCTGCCGGTCGTCGAGCCAGCCAAACAAGCGGTTACTCGTTTCCCGACCCAGAAATATATTCTGCGCCACGGTTAGCTCCGGAACAGCCAGAATTTCCTGGTGGATCATGGAGATGCCTTTCTTCAGGATGTCGTTGACATTACCGGTTTTGAGCGCGTCGCCTTTGAAGATGATTTCGCCGGAATCGGGCGTCAACAGGCCAATGAGAACCTTCATGAAGGTGGATTTCCCCGCTCCATTTTCGCCCATCAGCGCGTGAACTTCGCCTTTCCGAAGGTTCAGCCGGACGTTATCCAGCGCCTTTACCCCCGAAAATGATTTCGTAAGTCCTGTTACGCGAAGTATATAATCCTGATCGGTAGACATAATAACGATTGGCCGCTTCTGAGCGTACAAGGCAGATAATGTCAATTTTTACCCTTACTTTGTAGTATTATGCAATTGTTCATCACCTCATTAAATTCGGGCAGCAACGGGAATTGTTATTACGTTGGCAATGAGCGGGAAGCTGTTCTGATCGACGCCGGGATCTCCTGCCGGGAAACCGAACGACGAATGGAGCGGCTTGGCTTATCTCTGCAAACCGTTAAAGCCATCTTTGTTTCTCACGAACACAGCGACCATATCCGGGGCATTCCCCAACTGGCCAAAAAGCACCAGATTCCTGTTTTTATCACCCCCGGCACCCTGAATAATTCGGGCTTACCGCAAACCGGCTTTCCACTTCGTCCGCTGCGCGCGTATGAGCCGGTCTGGATTGGTGAACTATGCATTACGGCTTTTCCCAAGCACCACGATGCCAGCGACCCGCACAGTTTTCTGGTCGCTGGCCGAGATACGAAAGTAGGTGTGTTCACCGATATTGGTGCCCCCTGCGAACACCTGATCCATCACTTTAAGCAATGCCACGCGGCTTTTCTGGAAGCGAATTACGATGAGGATATGCTGGAGAAAGGGCGGTACCCGTATTTCCTGAAGAATAGAATCCGGGGAGGTAAAGGGCACCTTTCCAACCAGCAGGCGCTGGACCTGTTTAAAACGCATAAACCGGCCTTTATGAGCCACGTGCTGTTGTCGCACCTCTCGAAAGACAATAACTGTCCTCAACTCACGAAGGATTTGTTCAGCCTGCACCGGGACACGACAGAGGTTATCGTAGCCTCCCGTTTCGAAGAAACACCCGTCTACGCCGTTTGCGCGTAAGCGGCTGGCGCTTGGGAGGCTGGCGCGGGCATTGGCCCGTGCTTTTTATTTAGTCAGTATTCACTGACGCAAGCGAATGCTTGCTTTATCAAAAGGCACGGGCCAATGCCCGCGCCAGCCGCTACAAACCCGCGCCAGCTTTTAATGGTCTAGCTTTCTACACCTTTTCGTACTCGACGAAGTCAAACGATACGGCATGGCGTTCGTCGGCGGGATGGGGGCGTCGGCTCACTTCCTGCCATTCGTTTTTGTCGAACTCAGGGAAATAAGCGTCACCGTCGTAATCCTGATGAATTTCGGTCAGGTAAAGCGTGGTGGCGATGGGTAAGGCCATTTTGTAAATTTCAGCCCCGCCGATGACAAAAATTTCGGTTTGATTAATAGCTTTTGCTTCGGCAATGGCATCATCCAGCGTATGGACGATTGTTACGCCCGCAGCCGAAAACTCCGCATTTCGGGTAAGCACAATGTTCGTGCGGTTGGGTAGCGGTTTGCCAAGTGATTCCAGCGATTTGCGGCCCATGATAATGGGGTGGTGGCTGGTCTTACGCTTGAAAAAAGCAAAGTCGTCAGGTAAATGCCAAGGCAAGTCGTTCTCGCGACCAATAACGCCGTTCTGCGCAACGGCAGCAATTAAACTGATTTTCATAATTGGTGAAGTAGGTGAGGTCGGAAATGGTGTAGTGGGAGCTGAATGAAATGTACTACACTGTTCCCAATTACTCTCAATTGACTTTTTTGCGCCGTTCCATTAACTCGCGCCAGGTGGTGATAATGATTCCTTCTTTTTCGACAAACGATTTCAGGGCGGGGTCCATCATGGCCAGCATATCGCCGTTGCGGGACTGGCCGGAGCCGCTTATCTGGTCAAAGGTAGGGCTTGGGGCCGTACAGTGCATAATAATGTACGTCAGGCCGGGCTTCGTTGACTTGAGCAGTTCAATGAACTTCTGCGTTTTGTATTTCTGAATAGTGGCGTCGGTAACGGGTGTTCCGGCGGGTAGCGTCCAGCCGTAACTTGTGCCGTCGAGGTCGTCCATAACGGGCAGGCCTGCATCCCAGAGCTGTTTGCCGACCTGTTGCGCCAGTTGCTGCATCGGGGCCGGTACGTTGTTGGCTTTGAAAATCAAGGTGGCATGACCCGCCGGGAACAGAACTGGGATTTTCTCTTCGATGGCTACTTTGGCGTAGCGCATAATGAATTTCGGGTCGAAGAGCGTTCCCATGTGTGAGTCCATGTGCGTAGGCTGCACACCAAACGCCCGGTAGCGAGCCAGTTGTGCCCGAATTTCGGCTTCAACCTCATCGGCCGATGCGTGCTGAACAACCTGTTCGACCGAATGCCAGAAAGCGCCCTGCTCATCGTATAAACCCGGTGCTTTTTCGCGGCCCACCAACGGCGACCATCGGTAGCCGTTCCATTCGGATGTCAACGTCAGGTGAACGCCCACATCGGCAGTCGGGTGTTTTTTTACATACTCGAAAAAGTTAGGAACCCAGCCGCAGGGCATCATCACACTGGTTGAACTGGCAATGCCTTTATCCATTGCATTTATCGTTCCTACGTTCGATTCGTAACTCATGCCCGCATCATCGACGTGGAAAATAACGACTTTCTTTCCTTTAGGAAAACCCAGCTTCTCGGCGTAAGTTTCCGTTTGCGCGTTAACGGCCACCTGGCCAAAAATGGTGAAGGCTAAACATAGTAAGGCTGATTTCATGTAGGAATGAGTTAAGGTGTTACTAGCAAAAGAAGCAATACATTCCTCTTTTACTAATCAAGTGCGCTTCCGCTAAGCCGGTTGGAGATCGGTGAACGCACCGGCATAGTTACAGAATACGCCGGGCATCCGTGAAAAGTTTGTATGCATCAATCAGGAAAATCCTTTAAATCCTACGAATCCCGGTTCAGACGGTTCCCCCGCAAAAACTCCTCTGCCGTCATGCGTCGTTTGCCCTCGGCTTGTAGCGCGTCGATCTGAAGCCAGCCATCGGCCGCTCGAACCAGAATGATTTTCTTATTATCGGAGTAGGCTTCACCGGGCTGCTCGGCGGCAAAAGGAGACTCATTGGCTACGGAGACTCCGTAAATTTTGAAAACCTTCCCGTTAATTTTCGTCCAGGCGGTAGGGTAGGGCGACAGTCCCCGCACGAAGTTGCGAATCTGGGTAGCGGGTTGATTCCAGTTGATTTCGGTGGTTTCGCGGCTGAGCTTAGGCGCCGGTCTCAAGTCATCGGCTGTGGGTTGGGGCGTGCGGGGATAGTCACCAGCTTCAATGGCATGAACCGTTTTTACAACCAGATTCGCGCCCCGCTCCATCAGTCGGTCATGCACCGTTCCGGCGGTGTCGTCCGGATAAATGGGTTCATAATCCTGAAAGATCATCTGCCCCGTATCAATTTCTTTCTCGATAAAAAAAGTCGTCACGCCGGTTTCTGTCTCACCGTTAATAATGGCCCAGTTGATGGGGGCCGCTCCCCGGTACTGCGGCAACAGGGAACCATGCAGATTGAACGTTCCGATGGTGGGCATCGCCCAAACCACTTCCGGCAGCATTCGGAAAGCAACCACAACTTGCAAATCGGCCTGGTAGCTGGCCAGTTGTTCCAGAAAAGCCGCATCACGAAGCTTTTCGGGCTGAAGGACCGGTAAATTGGCGGCTTCGGCGGCTTTCTTCACCGGCGATGGGGTTAACTGAAGCCCGCGGCCCGAAGGCCGGTCGGGAGCGGTAACAACGGCTACGACCTGCAAACCGGCTCCAAGCAGACGCTGGAGGCTGGCAACGGCAAAATCGGGCGTGCCCATGAATATAATACGAAGGGGTTGTGGCATGTTTCGGTAAATCAGTTTTTACGAACACAACCGGCTATGTGTTGATATAGCCGGGAAGTATCTTTACTTTTGTATCACAAGAAACGTTGCTTCCGGCACGTTTCAACAGAATATGACTGGCCAGCAAATGGCTTAGCCTATGCAACGAATAATTTTTTACATCCCTGAACCGAGCGCTTCGGAAACCCGACGGCGACTCTGACGCGTCTGCAAAGAAAACCAATTTGGTTGCAGAACGGTCGGTGTACCGTTCTTTTTGTTTTTAGGGAGCACACCAATAAATACGAATAACGAGTAAGTACGACTACATTATGGCAAAGATTTCTTATTACACAGAAGAAGGACTTAACCGGCTGAAAGCTGAATTGGTTGAGTTGAAAACTAAAGGACGGGCCGCAATTGCCCGTCAGATTGCCGAAGCCCGCGATAAAGGAGACCTTAGCGAAAACGCTGAGTACGATGCCGCTAAAGATGCGCAGGGGTTACATGAATTAAAAATATCGAAGCTGGAAGAGGTGCTCTCGAACGCACGTGTTCTGGACGAATCGACCATTGATGCCTCGCAGGTATCGGTACTGTCGAAGGTAAAGATCAAGAATAAGAAAAGTGGTGCAGAAATGCTCTATATACTGGTTTCAGAAGAAGAAGCAGATTTGAAAACCGGCCGTATTTCGGTGGGTTCGCCCATTGGTAAAGGCTTGCTCGGGAAACGCGTTGGTGACACCGCCGAGATTAAGGTACCCGCTGGCGTACTGGAATTTGAAGTAATGGAAATAGCCCGATAAAATAATGGATAATGGACAATGAATAATGAATAATGCCAGATGGGGTCAGTTCCAATCCTGCATTTCACATTGTCCATTCCTCATTTTACATTATTCGTTACCTATGCCTTCTATTTTCTCCCGAATTGTGGCTGGTGAGATTCCGGCCCATAAAATCGCCGAAACGGACGACTACCTGGCGTTTCTGGACGTAATGCCAACCACCACGGGACATACGCTGGTTATTCCCAAGAAAGAGGTCGATTACCTGTTCGATCTGGACGACGACCTGTATATCGGGCTGATGGCGTTCGCCAAAAAAGTTGCTCCGGCAATTGAGAAGGCGGTTCCCTGTTTGCGCATTGGAGTCGCAGTAGTTGGTTTGGAAGTGCCGCA is a window of Spirosoma linguale DSM 74 DNA encoding:
- a CDS encoding protein of unknown function DUF1549 (PFAM: protein of unknown function DUF1549; Planctomycete cytochrome C~SMART: LamG domain protein jellyroll fold domain protein~KEGG: pat:Patl_0815 hypothetical protein) encodes the protein MAITTGFITVGYQRFRFLLVVCCTLLFLQSCGVDKPAEIAQLDDKLPETIDYNLHVKPILSDKCFFCHGPDKNSQKAGLELATPEGAMAALKKAKGKHAIVPGDLANSEVYHRILSTDEHEMMPPKASNRSLSVYEKAVLIKWIEQGAEYKPHWALIKPQKPTFPTVKNTSWPKNPIDYFTLSKLEEKGLTPSPEADKETLLRRVTLDLTGLPPTLAEIDAFLADTSPNAYENVVNRLLKSPHYGEKMAVDWLDLSRYADTHGYTVDRYRPMWPWRDWVIQAFNRNRPFSQFITWQLAGDLLPNPTPEQRLATAFNRNHSQNMEGGIINEEFRVEYVADRTNTLGTALMGMTVECARCHDHKFDPISQKDYYSLFAFFNNVDEAGQISWDDAMPVPTMLLTQPKEDSLLAFIDTKIRKAETDLKQTVQTEQKAFDAWQAKTNAVPFDARKGLQARFTFDKLVKGRFVNEVSIKDSGKVADPVLVPGKLGNAFQSNGDDILTLGQAGVFNRSQPFSIGVWVNIPKGVSKAALVHKGNGDILYNFRGYFLNLRDDKAELLMAHTWPYNSIVRVSRQVLPKEKWIQLTMTYDGSSKANDFRLYVDGQEMALQTERDNLYKDILFNGNQTGLMVGADMRGPGFKKGLVDELVVYNRTLSPPEVQALAQSVQQVTPMKGDPLKQYYFSHLSPAYQQQQQALQQLRAERNKLVEAIPEIMVMEEMKTPRPTYLLKRGVYDAHGPQVKPDVPASVLPFSPDLPRNRLGLAKWLLHPDNPLTARVVVNRYWQTYFGNAIQKSANNFGNQGGLPTHPELLDWLAVTFRESGWNMKAMQKLIVMSATYRQSSYGTRESLQKDPENTWLSRGPISRLTAEMIRDNALAASGLLVKQLGGPSVKPYQPEGLWAVNNTTYEQDKGDSLYRRSLYTFWRRTNPPPSMNTFDAPSRSYCVVQRQKTSTPLQALVLLNDPQFVEAAKVVAERSFAQHTTVPDRLTHLFRLLASRKPAPKELAILTRLYQQEYQLFTKNPAKMQGWLQAGDYKLKDVADKPALAAGAVVASTVMNSEAFVTKH
- a CDS encoding periplasmic binding protein/LacI transcriptional regulator (PFAM: periplasmic binding protein/LacI transcriptional regulator~KEGG: pfs:PFLU2583 putative rhizopine-binding ABC transporter protein) translates to MRHLSLTPITTTLSIFLLLASCNQSGTSETSQDGEGKKLVVGATMLSMQNEFIVNVHDEMDKEAQKAGIELITVDAERSALKQVEQVESFIAQKVDAIIMNPCEVEASSPAVAKALAAKIPIINVNSETSSKPSAFVGSDDVESARIAMKFIADKLGGKGNVVMMHGYMGQAAQIKREQGAREILKQYPNLKLLAHQTGEWDRAKAMSLMENWIQSYGSQINAVFAHNDEMGLGAVKALTDAGLKDKVIVVSIDAIPDALQAVKKGSLDATVFQNAEQQGAKAIATAIKAAKGQPFDKETLVPFQLVTKDNLSKFLK
- a CDS encoding inner-membrane translocator (PFAM: inner-membrane translocator~KEGG: ypb:YPTS_3226 inner-membrane translocator), which gives rise to MKNGFISTFSQTGQAYKTRIRGIGKYGLLLAFFVICLTLSLITPKFLTVQNLMIIVTQVSINALLAFGVTFVIIAGGIDLSIGSMVAVTGVVAASFAHPDTYPVAVPIGMGLLAGLLFGAFNGFVITRSKVPPFIVTLGTMTIGRGLALIVSKGRPVSNLSDSFNFLGGGKILGIPTLIIILVILFVVCSILLKRTVLGRYIYAVGGNEQAAKASGIQLNRVKMVVYTLCGGLAALAGILLTSRITTGQPNAGTGFELDAIAAAIIGGTSTSGGTGTMTGTLIGALLIGVISNGLDLLNVTSYYQQVVMGVIIIGAVVLDSMNQTSKE
- a CDS encoding ABC transporter related protein (PFAM: ABC transporter related~SMART: AAA ATPase~KEGG: ret:RHE_CH01212 sugar ABC transporter, ATP- binding protein), which gives rise to MSTDQDYILRVTGLTKSFSGVKALDNVRLNLRKGEVHALMGENGAGKSTFMKVLIGLLTPDSGEIIFKGDALKTGNVNDILKKGISMIHQEILAVPELTVAQNIFLGRETSNRLFGWLDDRQQIKQAGDLLEQLSLTIQPTTPMKYLSVAEMQMVEIAKAISNEASVIIMDEPTSALSDKEVATLFRIINDLTQKGVAIIYISHKMDEIFTIADTITVLRDGKYIVTKPASELDTNELITLMVGREIDTLFPENTSPTGDEVLSVKNLSEPGKFTNISFAVHAGEVLGLAGLMGAGRTEIARAIFGLDRFSDGAVYLRGEKITIKSPADAIRQGIGYVSEDRKAFGFIPRLSVKHNITLSSLHGFFTQPKQETETALSLMTDLRIKANGPNQAVTYLSGGNQQKVVIGKVLLAKPAVVILDEPTRGIDIGAKAEIYKLINQLTADGIAVILISSELPEILGLSDRILVLSQGRQTAMLSRSDATQETIMRYAMPAN
- a CDS encoding beta-lactamase domain protein (PFAM: beta-lactamase domain protein~KEGG: tgr:Tgr7_0829 beta-lactamase domain protein); this translates as MQLFITSLNSGSNGNCYYVGNEREAVLIDAGISCRETERRMERLGLSLQTVKAIFVSHEHSDHIRGIPQLAKKHQIPVFITPGTLNNSGLPQTGFPLRPLRAYEPVWIGELCITAFPKHHDASDPHSFLVAGRDTKVGVFTDIGAPCEHLIHHFKQCHAAFLEANYDEDMLEKGRYPYFLKNRIRGGKGHLSNQQALDLFKTHKPAFMSHVLLSHLSKDNNCPQLTKDLFSLHRDTTEVIVASRFEETPVYAVCA
- a CDS encoding Dihydrofolate reductase (PFAM: dihydrofolate reductase region~KEGG: tbd:Tbd_2039 dihydrofolate reductase); translation: MKISLIAAVAQNGVIGRENDLPWHLPDDFAFFKRKTSHHPIIMGRKSLESLGKPLPNRTNIVLTRNAEFSAAGVTIVHTLDDAIAEAKAINQTEIFVIGGAEIYKMALPIATTLYLTEIHQDYDGDAYFPEFDKNEWQEVSRRPHPADERHAVSFDFVEYEKV
- a CDS encoding YdjC family protein (PFAM: YdjC family protein~KEGG: yen:YE0972 hypothetical protein), which codes for MKSALLCLAFTIFGQVAVNAQTETYAEKLGFPKGKKVVIFHVDDAGMSYESNVGTINAMDKGIASSTSVMMPCGWVPNFFEYVKKHPTADVGVHLTLTSEWNGYRWSPLVGREKAPGLYDEQGAFWHSVEQVVQHASADEVEAEIRAQLARYRAFGVQPTHMDSHMGTLFDPKFIMRYAKVAIEEKIPVLFPAGHATLIFKANNVPAPMQQLAQQVGKQLWDAGLPVMDDLDGTSYGWTLPAGTPVTDATIQKYKTQKFIELLKSTKPGLTYIIMHCTAPSPTFDQISGSGQSRNGDMLAMMDPALKSFVEKEGIIITTWRELMERRKKVN
- a CDS encoding methionyl-tRNA formyltransferase (TIGRFAM: methionyl-tRNA formyltransferase~PFAM: formyl transferase domain protein~KEGG: gme:Gmet_3339 methionyl-tRNA formyltransferase) translates to MPQPLRIIFMGTPDFAVASLQRLLGAGLQVVAVVTAPDRPSGRGLQLTPSPVKKAAEAANLPVLQPEKLRDAAFLEQLASYQADLQVVVAFRMLPEVVWAMPTIGTFNLHGSLLPQYRGAAPINWAIINGETETGVTTFFIEKEIDTGQMIFQDYEPIYPDDTAGTVHDRLMERGANLVVKTVHAIEAGDYPRTPQPTADDLRPAPKLSRETTEINWNQPATQIRNFVRGLSPYPTAWTKINGKVFKIYGVSVANESPFAAEQPGEAYSDNKKIILVRAADGWLQIDALQAEGKRRMTAEEFLRGNRLNRDS